The genomic stretch GGcacccacccccaccccctcccATGTTGCGCCAATTTTTCCGTTATAACGCCAACGatgagtccgtgtaataataaagcaatatcccgtataatatccaccactaataataatatttttttatggtcgtcttcttttctttttctccagttgttcgccggcactagctccatggagcgaaaaaccagcggacggcgccGGGAAGTCacgctgtgatgtcactgttgccagggtataaggtgaaagcttagtgaaatctattgctcgaaaaagtgcatttaatgtcacaaattttgcaactaaatccagcaTCTGTCTGAAAAggtgcgcccagtaacgtaccgaaaagcatattcactactgcgaaaagaaaacatgtttcttggcagaaaatgcctcacgttctaacgatgcagttggcgaaacagcgagcagacgacatcatccagttgcaagaagaggacgacgacgatgattcacgagagcagacgaccacgtgcaggcgatctcactgatctctatgtataaaggctggggccctattccgagccaCCGTCGAGCGCCACCGACAGCGTCGAAAGAGGAGCGTCGGTAGAGAGCGATCGCGACCGCAGCGAACGACACCTGCCTACTTTGGTATTCTCTTGTCACTTCTAACGAGCGCGCGCTTGCCTTGTTGACTGTCGTTCGGCTTGGCTCCACCCATTCACGCGCTTGACGTCATTCTCGAGCGCCCGACACACAGTTGAAACGTCTGGGAACGAGTCACGCGCTCTTAGCCAATTGCGCAGCAAGAAGATAATCACGTGGAGTGCCGCTtgttttgaagcagacgacaaattaAACCGGTGAAAATGGAGCAAAAGTGTCGTGCTTCTCGGCCAACGCACGACCAATTTGAAATTATGTTACATTTTATGATGGAGCACCGCAATTTATTCACGGGCGTTTTGTCGCCGTCCTACACGCACTTAGACAGGCAAAAGGAGTGGACGGAACTAGCCGCGATGTTGAACTCCAGCGGAGGGGCTGTCAAGACTGTTGACAAGTGGAGAAAAGTAAGTTTGAGCAGATCTCTGTGCATAATATATGTGCGTGATTGGTAGTGGTGTGTAGCCTCTGCGATGAAGTATTTTCCCATTTCACGCGCAATGTTAAAGTTACGGCGCTCAATGCCGCTAATTTTTTAAGCAATGGTGCAGGAGAAAATGGAGCTCCCCAAAGCAATATGTATATGCCTAGTTGTAGCAATCAGCCAGTGAAGACTGAACATATAATTTGCTTATAACCCATGTTCAATGTGATTTTCAGACATGGACGGACTGGAAGAGTTCGACAAAATCAAAGGCGGCGCGCATCGCGCAGCACTCTAGGGGAACGGGTTGGGGCCCACCACCAAAAGAGTCCCTGACGTCACTCGAAGAGCAGCTTGCCTCCATGATTGGGCAAACTGCAACGAGTGGCATACAAGGCACGGAAGAGTTTGGTGTTAGCAGGCCACCCTCTCCAGCCCCAGTGAATACGGCCGACGTGGAGGTGGCCGCTGCTGAGTGTGAAGTTCAGGCAGAAGGCACGGAGCATGTTACTTCATCAAGTGTCAGTTGCTAATGCTTTTCTTTCTACTCACTTTTATTTAGTGCCACCCCTCTACAACAATTACATTGTGCCAATACGGAACCTACTGCTTTCTTGCGACCTTACTTTTTGTGGAGCATACCTCAATTGGTTACACATTTAGATAATGTTCATGTAAGAACAGCTTGCCGTCATTTTCACTTTACAAGTATTTCATGTAAATAAGTACGTGTGGACAGTGCTGCACGTATGCAGCTCTGGATCACACGTTAACTTCCCCCCTTTTGTGTTTGTCTAATAGGAGTTCCAATTGCCAGAAATGCCGGGGCCACCAACAGAACTCCCAGATTCATCCGCCAGGGATAGGAATGGGAGGAGACGACGGCAACGTATGTAGTGTTGTGCAAGTTGATATTTCTAGTTCTATAACGAAATGCAGTGGGATCATTGCAAATTGTAATCTCCATTCAGACGGTACAACAAACTCCgatacatgaaaaaaaaaaaaaaaaaacgaacccTCTTTTTCGTAATAGGCCAGCAGAGGCAGCGGCGAGCCCATACTCCTCATGACTATGGACAAATGTTCTTGACACAGCAGAGGCTGCAACAGGAGACACTAGCATCCCTTGCTGGATATCTTGAGCGCATAGCTGCAGCTACAGAGAGACAGACTGCAGTACTGGAGGCATTTTATTCAAGTGTAACTTTTCATTCAATGTAGTAAGTGGTGTGCATCCATTTACAACACATGTTTGAGCAATGTAACAGAAGAGATGAGACTGAGCACTAGCATTCGACGGTATTTGCGGAAAGTGCAAAATATTCCTAAAATTAAAACCCGTTACTCACAAGATACTTGAAGGTTATGAACGCTGCAAAAAGCTTGACCTTTCCTAGGACGATGGAATTTTCAAAAAGTTAAACGCATGATGCATGCGTATTTGTATGCTGTATATGTGACAGCTTCCAGTATAAAGTTCATCAGACCACAATAGATCACCTTCTTCTCAACACTCCCAGAAAGAAGACAATGAGAAAGCATCATGTACGACCATCTGAAGGAGTAATTAGGAATATGGGTAGAGGGGCACACTACCGAATACTGTATTTCAAACATATGTGCAAGACAACAAAATGCTCGCAAAATTATTTAAAGTGCAATAGCTTGTGTATACTGCATAAGTCACTTGCAAGTCTGCACAAGAGGTACTGTCAAGAATTCAAGTCCTGTCGCAGCTTGCCATCTCCTACGACTGCCACATTTCAGTACTTCATGTTTCTAAGAGAAATGAGGCTTGGTTGTATCCGTCGTTTGGCTGTGCTCCTGTCTCAAAGCAGTTGCTTTCCACCACATTTTCACAGCACCCCTGCACACACCACCGTGCCCAAAGAATCTTTCAAATCCTCTCCCCcttccaaaggaaaaaaaaaactttgtgaCATTGTTTCATGTTTCTATGAGAGCAGCCATCATTTCGTGAAGTCATAGCCTCCCCTTCAGAGTTCCTACAccaccaagaaaaaaaaaaacatctaatGCAAATCCGACATTATCGAATCAGCAGCTTGCATGAGTTGTATATCACTTATAAGTGTGATAGCTGACGGGAAATGCGGCTACGCACATGTTCACCCTCATTCCTTAATGTTACCTGTGGCAGCTCTTCTGGGGTACCTGTGTTGAAGAGCTCCTCTTGCACAACATCAGCAGGCAGCTCAGTACCGTTTCTTACACAAATGTTGTGCAGTGCAGCACATGCATTTAtaatttttgtggcagtttttGGATGGTAGTGCAGAGTCCTGTGCTTTAGAAGGCATCGAAATCGCGCTTTCAGGAGACCGTTGCATCTCTCTATGGTGCTCCTGGCTGATGTCTGCATCTCGTTGTACACTGCAGCGTCAGGGTCCCCTGTTCTTGATGATGGATATGGCACCATGAGCCACGGCTCTAAAGGATATCCACTGTCCCCTGTAATACATATTAGAGGTAAAATAAGCAATTACTTGGTAGGGGGCGTTAGTCACACTACACTTACGTGATGACAAGGAGGTACATATTTCAATGAACATTTTTGTACTGTTAAAACTGTTTTTTGTGCACTTGCCTATGAGCCAAGATCCCCTCCTTGGTATCTGTCCTGTCTCAAAGGAGCGCCTGAGGGCACTGTTGCGCCATATAAATGCGTCGTGGGCGCTTCCTGGATACCGGGCATTCACATTAAGGATCTCAAGGTCCACGTTGCATACCTGTGTGATGAGATGCTGCCAGTGAGATATATACTATATACTGTtggcgacacacttgtctgaaatccGCAGTCACTAGTGGTTGTCCTCAAAGGTGCTGTACCATACAAAATATTTCAAACCATAGAGGTTTCAGATAGCAAACGACGAGTTCTCGGCTCCAAACAAACTCCACAAATACCAACAGCACACTATATAATTATAACTTGTGGCAGTCACCTGAAACTGAGTAACAGCAGGAGCTAAGTATAGTAATTCACAACAGAAAATATAACCATGATAGCAAAAACCGTAAGACGAGGGACAAGCATGGAATTTGATTATTTGATTGCGTTTCTTGACGTACTAGCCAAAGATGCTTGCAGTTCCTACATAGCAATGTTTTGTTCAATGTCTGCGCTATGTGTGATGTGATgcgatagaaaaagaaaaaaaaaatttctgcTTTATGTGTAGTGTGTTAATTGACTGTTTGTCTTGGTATACTGCATATGGCACTCTTCAAAagtgtaatatatatatacttctCACTTCCAGATGCTTTCCTCGCGAGGACCCAGCTAAGAAATATCTGCTGTAAATAAAGCCGCACATCAGCATAGCTACGCTTGTCATATTTTGGTCGGAATTGCCTATCTCATTGTCGTCCCATGTGTGTGCTTGTGTATTGTTTGACTCACCAGTTGAACATTTATGGAATGATATCCTTTTCGGTTCAGAAACAGGTGTTCTGGACAATCAGGGTCATCCTTTGGGGGCGCCACTATCGCAACGTGGGTACAGTCGATAGCACCAACAACTCCAGGAAACTGGTACTTTCCAAAAAAACCCTGCTTGATGTCATTCAGGCCCGCGGTGTCGACAGGAAATTTGATCCATCTTTTCACAATATGTTCCTGGATAGCATCAGTGACTTGGTGCAGACATTTGCTTACTGTGCCCTGTGCTATAGCGATACGCACGTCACTTCCAACAGGCCGCTGGTACGAGCCAGTACCATAGAAGTTGAGGGCACACAACACCTGTTGATTGAAAAAATACTTAGAAGCTGATATTCCCAACAAACACACATTGCTATCAAAAAGTAAGATCCACGTTGAATACTGCTGTACTATGTGAAACGTAAAATTAATATTGCACGATTATATATGCATAATGTCAGCACAGAAACAGCTTTCTTTATCTGGTTCATTTATCTCAAATAAGTTAATAGCTTTTGTCACACGGACGTTGTCTCAAGGTGTATTAATGTAGCGGCGAATATATTCAGCCAGAATGCAGTTGTGGAACGGGGCCTTTTGACATGGTAAAAATATGTATACAAGGGCGTTCCTCTCTGAAATTTATACAAGGCAACACACAATTTGCTTCGCGcaaaaacatttttttgaaAGCAAGGTTATTGTCACAAAATATTTTCAACTTCGATATTACAAGGCTGTACTAGTTGAGGAAGTCGGTATGATAAAATACAGAGTCAGTCTGGTACAACAGCACAACTGTCGTTCATCCTATGGCTCTCTGGAGGAAAGCCTTGCATGAGATGGTAGTATAAAGCAGCTTAAAATTCTCAAAGATGGCAGAAGAATGGAAAATACATTTGCTAACCTTTGTTTCTGGCGGCAGGCAGCTATGTCTCTGCGACACTGACGTCAAGGAAGGTCGAAGCTCCTCACATAAATCCCATGCTGCTTCCTTAGTGAGCCGAAAAAGTTTCACGAAAGACGTGTCATTTAATTCAAAGGCATTGTCGCGCGACCTAAACACAGGCGCCGACCGTGGTTGTGTTGCAAGGAGCCACGCGAAATAACTTGCAGCCATTTCGACAGTTCTCCCTCCGCTTAACGACAGGGTCGAGGCTGTCGTTCCCGCGAACGACAGCGTCGTTTACGGGCGACGCGTTTGGAGCGcagggaataccaaattctcaTCGCTCGCGTTACG from Ornithodoros turicata isolate Travis chromosome 4, ASM3712646v1, whole genome shotgun sequence encodes the following:
- the LOC135393358 gene encoding uncharacterized protein LOC135393358 yields the protein MEQKCRASRPTHDQFEIMLHFMMEHRNLFTGVLSPSYTHLDRQKEWTELAAMLNSSGGAVKTVDKWRKTWTDWKSSTKSKAARIAQHSRGTGWGPPPKESLTSLEEQLASMIGQTATSGIQGTEEFGVSRPPSPAPVNTADVEVAAAECEVQAEGTEHVTSSSEFQLPEMPGPPTELPDSSARDRNGRRRRQRQQRQRRAHTPHDYGQMFLTQQRLQQETLASLAGYLERIAAATERQTAVLEAFYSSVTFHSM